The region AAACTTTACATCCTTTAATATAACGCCACCTTTTTATACACAAGGGGAGGTCCTTGGGACAAGTTAAAAACAGGTTTGTCAAATAAATGACAAACAGAGTTAACCAAAGTGTCAGAACTGAGAATATAAGCCATTTTTGTCTGATATTTACTAccctaacatatggaattgttttaagatagtAATTACATGGACCATATGGCTGTTTTATTTTAGGAACCCTGGAGGTATAAGAAACAAATAtgtatgtatttgtatttttatgaagcattgaatttggccttaatGCTATTAACTCATAGCAGCGCAATGAATAACACACTAATACATAGCAAAAAAAGATAGTCCAAAAATAAATCAGAAGGAAGTATAGTTTGTAGTGTCTGAAATGCAATCAGGTAGGTATTGGGAAGCTTAGGAAAACATCAGGGACGATCATAATGCAATAATTGTCCATTCACTCTTATTCATTTCATCGCACAGTCATTTTCTGCCAAGTTGGGAGGTGGCTGACCTTACTGTCTAACGAGTCGTCAAGGCTTGGCTATAGCAAAACAGACTATTATTCATATGAAATAGGCCAATAAACAAAAATGACAAAAGAATGTCAAAATCAGATTTGCATCATCAAAGCAACAGTCCAGATTTCCTTAAAGTGTTGTCAACATTTTGAACTAGCTCCTTTTCATATTCCCACAGCTTTTTGTCCACAAGCAGCTGATCTTTAGTGAGGCTCCCTTGCAGGGGAACTCTGACGTGTACTAGCCGACACACATCAGGTGGTACCCAGAAGGTCTCCCCTAAAGTCTTCAGCACAGAGTGAACAGATGTCTGTACCACATGTCTAGGGTTGACAATCAGTTTGGTAGGGTTGAAAACAGCTTCTCTCGAGGGTTCTCTGTAAATATGCTCCAGGATATTGATCCCTGGAATTTCCCTCCATTGTGGCAGTTTAAACTTGCCACTGTCTTCGTAATGGTTTTTGGGGAATATGTGGTTCTCGATGACAAAGACTCCTACTCTGGGGTGCTGGTATTGAAGGTCCTCCAGCAGTAGATGCAAATTGGCATGTTGGTAAGGCATCACAATCTCATCAATGTCATGAAGAAGTACATACTTTGACTGGTACATGTATCTATAGATGCATTCATTCAGAGTGGTCAGCTGCCCATAGTAGTGGAGATCTCCTTTGTGCTCCTCAAACCTCCAGCCTTTGGATGGGTTGAGGAACTGATCAATCGGCCATTCTACTATTTCCAGTATACCCTCTTCCCTGTAGTGAACTAACACTGGTTCCAAGTCCTGACCACAGCTGGTGTTATAGATAACCACTCTCTGCACCCCAAGGAGTTTGTACATCTCCATAGTTTGAACAAACTGCAGGACATTGTTGTAGCCTCCGAAAAGGTTGGAGATGCACACTGTAAAGTTGTATGGAAatatcttctcctctctcagtTCTTTGTTTTGTATGGACAGGAAGTGCTGGTTTTGGTTGGCTTTGATATCTGAATGTATTGATATAGTGACATGTGTCATATTATACATAGATGGACTCTGGCACAGCACATCTGTGGTCACAAAGGGGAATCCAAAATGGTCACTGTGCATCTCCACCTGTGCCACTGAGGCAGGAAAGCAGCCATGCCCATCACAGAAAAAACAATGAAGTGGCTGGAGATCACCTCTTCTGATTATACTAATGATACGGATTGCTCCATCCACTCTGTGGTCTTTGTAGGCAGACACCATTAAATGCTTAGTGTCTTTAATCAGAGTTATTGTTTGATCACTTATGAGAATTTGCCAATGTGTTTTTGCAGGGTATTTGTTTGTATTCAATTTGATATATATGGACCATGTCCAATATAAACATATCATTGCAAAGAATATTAGAAGACCAAACTTAAATTTCAGCATAGTGTAGGCTATGTCCATCAAAATCCAGCTCTGTGATTCCAGACCAGACCTATTGGGGGGAGACATCGTTTATTGTTTAGAGCTCAAGTTCTCTTTTTTAAATACAGTAGCTAGCCAATGCAACTTTGTCCTCGTTTTTTTAATTTGCGGACTCGGATGTGAATATTTTAACACTGCAACATccacattaaaaaatatatagaatttTCCAAATTAGGCTTTTTTCCGTTGGGATGCGCATCAACAGAATGTTTTCACTCTAGTGCAGTAATAATACGAGCGCTTTATTTCCAGATAAAGTTAACTATGAGGAAACACTGGTAATTATAATAACATATTTTA is a window of Oncorhynchus keta strain PuntledgeMale-10-30-2019 chromosome 25, Oket_V2, whole genome shotgun sequence DNA encoding:
- the LOC118357922 gene encoding beta-1,4-galactosyltransferase galt-1-like, which translates into the protein MDIAYTMLKFKFGLLIFFAMICLYWTWSIYIKLNTNKYPAKTHWQILISDQTITLIKDTKHLMVSAYKDHRVDGAIRIISIIRRGDLQPLHCFFCDGHGCFPASVAQVEMHSDHFGFPFVTTDVLCQSPSMYNMTHVTISIHSDIKANQNQHFLSIQNKELREEKIFPYNFTVCISNLFGGYNNVLQFVQTMEMYKLLGVQRVVIYNTSCGQDLEPVLVHYREEGILEIVEWPIDQFLNPSKGWRFEEHKGDLHYYGQLTTLNECIYRYMYQSKYVLLHDIDEIVMPYQHANLHLLLEDLQYQHPRVGVFVIENHIFPKNHYEDSGKFKLPQWREIPGINILEHIYREPSREAVFNPTKLIVNPRHVVQTSVHSVLKTLGETFWVPPDVCRLVHVRVPLQGSLTKDQLLVDKKLWEYEKELVQNVDNTLRKSGLLL